One stretch of Ptiloglossa arizonensis isolate GNS036 chromosome 7, iyPtiAriz1_principal, whole genome shotgun sequence DNA includes these proteins:
- the LOC143149376 gene encoding MFS-type transporter SLC18B1 — MMAQFTKRQWLTLIVISLADFANAICVSLQAPFYPQEAENKGASPSEYGLVFGIFELVVFAISPVYGQYLHRIGPKLLFNGGILTAGTCAIFFGLLDKVNGHYPFIVLSFVIRIVEAMGNAAFLTASFAIIAKEFPDNVATTFASLETFFGLGLIVGPTLGGALYQVGGYTTPFVVLGSALFVTAVATIFILPVHPNNNEATHSTGGVTRALRIPGVLIAMSSIIATSMSIGFLQATLEPHLRQFALSPVILGLMFVINGGTYAITAPAWGWLCDKHSHPKVATVAGCILVVIGFCLVGPAPFIPYPTIIWMTICGLVVHGLGMAAQLVASFTDALRTSIAYGFPNNLETYGLISGLWTSTFALGAFIGPSVAGILLDNIGFRNASMFIVMLHLLVGVVAAMFLSACTRRRKPYTEIGATEDLLMPLTDSGRSRSESLRHGGRGQGVPIDRPSGMNSLIACNSYSNRAGAWSRASYSGRYSHSYGSIEAKRYLEMTT, encoded by the exons ATGATGGCTCAATTCACCAAGAGACAATGGCTCACGCTGATAGTCATCAGCCTCGCGGATTTCGCGAACGCCATTTGTGTCTCGCTCCAGGCGCCATTCTATCCGCAAGAG GCTGAAAATAAAGGTGCATCCCCCTCGGAGTATGGCTTGGTATTTGGAATTTTCGAGCTGGTCGTCTTCGCCATCAGTCCCGTCTATGGACAATAC TTGCATCGCATCGGGCCAAAGCTCTTGTTCAACGGCGGCATCTTGACGGCAGGAACTTGCGCTATCTTCTTCGGTCTGCTGGACAAGGTCAACGGCCATTATCCCTTCATAGTTCTCTCGTTCGTGATTAGGATCGTCGAGGCGATGGGCAACGCAGCCTTCCTTACCGCCAGTTTCGCTATTATCGCCAAAGAATTCCCGGATAACGTCGCTACGACTTTTGCCAGTCTCGAAACCTTCTTCGGCCTGGGCCTGATCGTTGGGCCCACTCTGGGTGGCGCACTTTATCAG GTCGGTGGATACACAACGCCATTCGTTGTCCTGGGATCGGCGCTGTTCGTGACGGCGGTCGCAACCATTTTTATTTTACCGGTTCATCCTAACAACAACGAAGCCACTCACAGCACCGGAG GGGTCACCAGGGCTCTGAGAATTCCGGGTGTACTGATCGCTATGTCGTCTATAATTGCGACCAGTATGAGCATAGGATTTTTGCAAGCCACATTGGAACCGCACTTAAGGCAATTTGCATTGAGTCCCGTTATTTTGGGCTTAATGTTCGTCATTAACGGTGGCACTTACGCCATTACGGCCCCGGCTTGGGGCTGGCTTTGCGACAAACATTCTCATCCAAAA GTGGCCACCGTAGCTGGATGTATTCTCGTGGTCATAGGATTCTGTTTGGTGGGTCCAGCGCCCTTTATACCGTATCCGACGATAATCTGGATGACCATTTGCGGTCTCGTGGTTCACGGTTTGGGCATGGCTGCTCAACTGGTTGCCAGTTTCACGGATGCCTTGAGGACGTCGAT aGCGTACGGATTCCCGAACAATCTCGAGACTTACGGTCTCATCAGTGGTTTGTGGACGAGCACGTTCGCTCTTGGTGCCTTCATCGGACCCAGCGTGGCTGGAATCCTTCTGGACAATATTGGTTTCCGGAACGCTAGCATGTTCATCGTGATGCTCCATCTGCTGGTG GGCGTGGTGGCGGCGATGTTCCTGAGCGCGTGCACGCGAAGAAGGAAACCGTACACGGAGATCGGCGCCACGGAGGACCTGCTGATGCCACTGACAGACAGCGGGCGATCGCGAAGCGAGAGTCTTCGACACGGGGGCCGGGGCCAGGGCGTACCGATCGACAGGCCCAGCGGCATGAATTCCCTGATCGCGTGCAACAGTTACTCGAACAGGGCCGGCGCGTGGTCGAGGGCGTCGTACAGCGGTCGATATTCCCACAGTTACGGGTCCATCGAGGCTAAGAGGTACCTGGAGATGACCACGTGA
- the LOC143149377 gene encoding protein takeout, translated as MRSSRMLRGRKLACVLLALLSSELVSCEREQTDPGPNEPDFEIPEYILPCSRSDPKIETCFQKTLNHLQPYLVKGISELDLPPIEPLIIPELGMENGQGAVRIRALFSNITVIGAGNYSITKTRLDLPSYRLDLHLAFPKIELQGHYEVVGNVLLFPIQSHGDFWALFGDVLAIARVQGAEEIRDGVRYLKVARMLVDFSLGRARFRVVDQLNGDNVIGQAMNQFLNQNAKEIVEEMRPAASASIAKHFKDFLGKAMNKVPLKVWLRDS; from the exons ATGAGGTCCTCCAGGATGCTCAGAGGACGGAAACTAGCTTGCGTGTTGCTGGCATTGTTGTCCAGCGAGCTGGTGTCCTGTGAGCGGGAGCAAACCGATCCTGGACCGAACGAGCCGGACTTCGAGATTC CCGAGTACATATTACCCTGCAGCAGGTCGGATCCCAAGATAGAGACATGTTTCCAGAAAACGCTCAATCATCTTCAACCGTATTTAGTGAAAG GTATTTCCGAATTGGATCTACCACCAATCGAGCCGTTGATCATTCCCGAACTCGGAATGGAGAATGGACAAGGAGCAGTGCGAATCAGGGCCTTGTTCTCCAACATCACCGTCATAGGAGCAGGAAATTACTCGATCACCAAAACACGACTCGACTTACCCTCGTACAGGCTCGACCTTCACCTGGCGTTCCCAAAGATCGAACTTCAAGGTCATTACGAGGTGGTAGGGAACGTGCTTCTTTTCCCAATTCAGAGTCACGGCGATTTTTGGGCACTGTTTG GTGACGTGTTGGCGATTGCGCGTGTACAAGGCGCCGAAGAAATCAGGGACGGTGTACGTTATTTGAAAGTGGCGCGAATGCTGGTGGATTTCAGCCTGGGTCGTGCCCGATTCCGTGTGGTTGATCAACTGAACGGCGACAACGTGATCGGCCAGGCAATGAATCAATTTCTCAACCAAAACGCGAAGGAGATCGTCGAGGAAATGCGCCCGGCGGCCAGCGCCAGCATCGCGAAACACTTCAAGGACTTCCTTGGCAAGGCCATGAACAAGGTACCGCTGAAAGTCTGGCTCCGCGACTCGTAG